One Falco biarmicus isolate bFalBia1 chromosome 9, bFalBia1.pri, whole genome shotgun sequence genomic region harbors:
- the LOC130154658 gene encoding DNA repair protein SWI5 homolog — protein sequence NVFSLLYRFPPPASCQPNGTSQEALQYEIKELKQKDLALDQETAQLLSEGYSLEELEQRISLLHEYNDIKDAGQTLLGKLAVIRGVTTKQLYPEYDLELSD from the exons AATGTGTTCTCTCTGCTCTACAGATTCCCCCCTCCCGCGTCCTGCCAACCTAATGGAACCAGCCAAGAAGCCCTGCAGTATGAAATCAAAGAGCTGAAACAGAAAGACCTTGCTCTAGACCAGGAAACTGCACAATTATTGTCTGA aggctacagcctggaggaattGGAGCAGCGCATTTCTCTGCTCCATGAGTACAATGATATTAAAGATGCTGGACAGACGCTGCTGGGCAAACTGg ctgttatcCGAGGGGTTACTACAAAGCAGCTCTACCCTGAATACGATCTGGAGCTTAGCGACTAG